Proteins encoded within one genomic window of Paenarthrobacter sp. JL.01a:
- a CDS encoding aldo/keto reductase — MTEYRRLGNSGLTVSAVGLGCNNLGRANTPTESQEGTNAVVHAAIEAGVTFFDVADVYGREPGLSETMLGKALKGHRDDVVIGTKFGMDMRGVNGNDFDARGSRRYIVKAVEASLRRLDTDWIDLYQFHTPDPRTPIDETLGALDDLVSSGKVRYVGHSNFAGWQIAQAEYVGRQTGGVRFISTQNHYNLLDRRAELEVLPAAEAFSLGVLPYFPLANGLLTGKYSAGKAPEGSRLSHTRTNLVHDADWDQLGRFGQFAKERGITELQLAFSWLAAQPGVSSVIAGATKPEQIRENAEAVCWVPTQDDREELDGIFPRSPKVALF; from the coding sequence ATGACTGAATACCGACGCCTTGGCAATTCCGGACTGACTGTCTCAGCTGTAGGGCTGGGCTGCAACAACCTCGGGCGCGCCAACACACCCACGGAGTCCCAGGAAGGCACCAACGCGGTTGTTCATGCCGCCATCGAAGCCGGGGTGACCTTCTTCGACGTCGCCGATGTCTACGGACGTGAGCCGGGACTCAGCGAAACGATGCTCGGCAAAGCGCTGAAGGGGCACCGGGACGACGTCGTTATCGGCACCAAGTTCGGCATGGACATGCGCGGGGTGAACGGAAACGACTTCGATGCCCGTGGTTCACGCCGCTACATCGTGAAAGCCGTTGAGGCATCCCTGCGCCGCCTGGACACGGACTGGATCGACCTCTACCAGTTCCACACACCGGATCCGCGGACTCCTATTGACGAAACCCTTGGCGCCCTGGATGACCTGGTCTCAAGCGGCAAGGTCCGGTATGTAGGGCACTCCAACTTTGCCGGCTGGCAGATCGCGCAGGCCGAGTACGTGGGACGACAGACTGGTGGCGTCCGGTTCATCTCCACCCAGAACCACTACAACCTGCTCGATCGCCGTGCCGAGCTCGAAGTGCTCCCGGCAGCAGAAGCCTTCTCCCTGGGAGTGCTTCCCTATTTCCCCCTGGCCAATGGCCTGCTGACCGGCAAGTATTCCGCCGGCAAGGCTCCGGAAGGCTCGCGCTTGAGCCACACCCGCACAAACCTGGTTCACGACGCCGATTGGGACCAGTTGGGCCGTTTTGGCCAGTTCGCCAAGGAGCGTGGCATCACCGAACTGCAACTGGCGTTCTCCTGGCTGGCAGCCCAACCCGGTGTCAGCAGCGTCATTGCCGGTGCGACCAAGCCGGAGCAGATCCGCGAGAATGCCGAAGCCGTGTGCTGGGTTCCCACGCAGGACGACCGCGAGGAGCTGGACGGGATCTTCCCAAGGTCACCCAAGGTGGCACTTTTCTAG
- a CDS encoding YgaC family protein: MRNDRGPGALLPGDLVVSRNRKFDGTAHWVVPGRYLGEDIHGWWIFQGAGEFCSRPGAAFYTASDCLLLVPRTGEFVVTFYDDSYPGDFRIYVDIATAHGWNPIKPGVTEFHMIDMDLDVIRSTVHGVFIDDEDEFEQHRVAMGYPEETVDAMRTECAALFEAVHTMQAPFNVQDPYSPSAEWFRKGRA; the protein is encoded by the coding sequence GTGAGGAACGATCGCGGACCGGGCGCGCTGCTGCCCGGCGACCTCGTCGTGTCGCGGAACAGGAAATTCGACGGTACGGCACACTGGGTTGTTCCCGGCCGTTACCTTGGCGAAGACATCCATGGTTGGTGGATTTTCCAAGGGGCCGGGGAGTTCTGCTCCCGCCCGGGAGCGGCCTTCTACACCGCCTCCGATTGCTTGTTGTTGGTTCCGCGGACAGGCGAATTCGTGGTGACGTTCTACGACGACAGCTACCCGGGGGATTTCCGGATCTACGTGGATATCGCCACAGCCCACGGTTGGAACCCCATCAAGCCGGGCGTGACCGAGTTCCATATGATCGACATGGATTTGGACGTCATCCGCTCCACAGTGCATGGAGTGTTCATTGATGACGAAGACGAATTTGAACAACACCGGGTGGCCATGGGCTACCCGGAAGAAACTGTGGACGCCATGCGTACCGAATGCGCAGCGCTTTTCGAAGCTGTCCACACCATGCAAGCACCGTTCAACGTCCAGGACCCGTACAGTCCGAGCGCAGAATGGTTCAGGAAGGGACGCGCATGA
- the dxs gene encoding 1-deoxy-D-xylulose-5-phosphate synthase: MGLLETVKDPQDLAKLSGKELEELAGEIRAFLITNVAATGGHLGPNLGVVELTLAVHRMFDSPRDSIIFDTGHQSYVHKLLTGRQDFSTLRQQGGLSGYPERAESEHDIVESSHASSSLSWADGISRARQLTGEGDRFVVAIVGDGALTGGMTWEAINNIAADKRRRVVIVVNDNGRSYAPTVGGLADYLASLRPTIDSLRTAPAYERMLDWWKKKLQNGGPAGQFTYKSLHAMKKGIKDWWAPQGMFEDLGMKYIGPVDGHNLQAMEHALNTAKAYGGPVIVHAMTEKGHGYAPALANEADQFHAVGIIDPETGESTETPGARSWTSVFAEEIADIADEREDIVGITGAMLIPVGLHKFAERHPERVIDVGIAEQHALTSAAGMAFGGLHPVVAVYATFLNRAFDQLLMDVALHKAGVTIVLDRAGVTGPDGPSHHGMWDMAMVQIVPGLHLAAPRDATRLREELREAVAINDAPTVVRFSKGSVGSEVEAIERLHDGVDILARRPEGSTENDVLIVSVGAMSELALDVAGRLGAQGISSTVVDPRWVLPVRKSIIALAARHRLVICIEDGVRAGGVGSRIRQEMRAAGVDTALNEVGLPVEFLVHGSRGQVLERVGLTAQKITHDVVAQVLGTKVPFARPLPGQEHPTTGSLPTL, translated from the coding sequence TTGGGACTTTTGGAAACCGTCAAGGATCCACAGGACCTGGCCAAACTGTCCGGCAAAGAGCTGGAAGAACTGGCCGGCGAAATCAGGGCATTCCTGATCACCAACGTCGCCGCGACAGGCGGGCATCTTGGTCCGAACCTGGGTGTGGTTGAACTTACCCTCGCCGTCCATCGGATGTTCGATTCCCCGCGCGACAGCATCATCTTCGACACCGGGCACCAGTCGTACGTGCACAAGCTCCTGACCGGACGGCAGGACTTCAGCACGCTGCGCCAGCAGGGCGGGCTGTCCGGTTACCCCGAGCGTGCCGAGTCCGAGCACGACATTGTGGAGAGCTCCCACGCGTCGTCCTCGCTGTCCTGGGCGGACGGAATTTCCCGTGCCCGCCAGCTGACCGGCGAAGGTGACCGGTTCGTCGTCGCCATTGTCGGCGACGGTGCGCTGACCGGCGGCATGACCTGGGAAGCGATCAACAACATTGCCGCGGACAAGCGGCGTCGCGTCGTGATCGTAGTCAATGACAATGGGCGTTCCTATGCCCCCACCGTCGGCGGTTTGGCCGACTACCTTGCCTCGCTGCGCCCCACCATCGACTCCCTCCGCACGGCTCCGGCCTACGAGCGCATGCTCGATTGGTGGAAGAAGAAGCTGCAGAACGGCGGCCCCGCCGGGCAGTTCACCTACAAGAGCCTGCATGCCATGAAGAAGGGCATCAAGGACTGGTGGGCTCCGCAGGGCATGTTCGAGGACCTGGGCATGAAGTACATCGGGCCTGTGGACGGACACAACCTCCAGGCCATGGAGCACGCGCTGAACACCGCCAAGGCCTACGGCGGACCGGTGATCGTGCACGCGATGACCGAGAAAGGCCACGGCTACGCGCCGGCGCTGGCCAATGAGGCAGACCAGTTCCACGCCGTGGGCATCATCGACCCCGAGACGGGGGAGTCCACGGAAACTCCCGGAGCCAGGTCCTGGACCTCGGTGTTCGCCGAGGAAATCGCCGACATTGCCGACGAGCGTGAGGACATCGTCGGCATTACCGGCGCCATGCTGATTCCGGTGGGGCTGCACAAGTTCGCAGAGCGCCACCCGGAGCGCGTTATCGACGTCGGTATCGCCGAGCAGCATGCCCTGACCTCCGCCGCTGGAATGGCTTTCGGTGGCCTGCACCCCGTGGTTGCCGTGTACGCGACCTTCCTGAACCGGGCCTTCGACCAACTCCTCATGGACGTCGCCCTGCACAAGGCCGGCGTCACGATTGTCCTGGACCGTGCCGGTGTGACCGGTCCCGATGGACCCAGCCATCACGGCATGTGGGATATGGCCATGGTCCAAATCGTGCCGGGCCTGCATTTGGCTGCCCCGCGCGACGCCACCCGGCTACGGGAGGAACTGCGCGAGGCCGTTGCCATCAATGATGCTCCGACCGTGGTGCGCTTCTCCAAGGGCAGTGTCGGCTCCGAAGTCGAGGCCATTGAACGGCTCCACGACGGCGTGGACATCCTCGCCCGCAGGCCGGAGGGCTCCACCGAGAACGACGTCCTGATCGTCAGTGTTGGTGCCATGTCGGAGCTGGCCCTTGATGTGGCCGGCCGCCTTGGCGCGCAAGGCATCAGCTCGACTGTGGTTGATCCGCGGTGGGTGCTTCCCGTCAGGAAATCAATCATTGCCTTGGCCGCCCGGCACAGGTTGGTGATCTGCATCGAGGACGGCGTGCGCGCTGGTGGCGTGGGCTCACGCATCCGGCAGGAAATGCGCGCAGCGGGCGTGGATACCGCTCTGAACGAGGTCGGCCTGCCTGTCGAGTTCCTGGTCCACGGCTCCCGCGGACAGGTGCTGGAGCGCGTTGGGCTCACCGCCCAAAAGATCACGCACGACGTCGTTGCCCAGGTTTTGGGGACGAAGGTCCCCTTTGCGCGGCCCCTCCCCGGCCAGGAGCACCCCACCACCGGCAGCTTGCCCACTCTGTGA